One Prosthecochloris marina DNA segment encodes these proteins:
- the tusB gene encoding sulfurtransferase complex subunit TusB: MLHTINKSPFENNAMETCIRFLQPGDPLLFIEDGVYAVQGGNRFSGLLENTMKNNPVYVLQPDLAARGISAVVEGVAQIDYDGFVELVEDHQVNSWL, encoded by the coding sequence ATGTTACATACCATCAACAAGTCTCCATTTGAAAACAATGCAATGGAGACATGCATCAGATTTCTCCAGCCGGGAGATCCTTTACTTTTTATCGAAGACGGCGTCTATGCCGTCCAGGGAGGGAACAGATTCTCCGGACTGCTTGAAAACACCATGAAAAACAATCCGGTCTACGTGCTACAACCTGATCTTGCTGCCCGGGGAATCTCTGCAGTGGTCGAAGGGGTGGCGCAAATCGATTATGACGGGTTTGTCGAGCTTGTTGAAGATCATCAGGTCAACAGCTGGCTCTGA
- the dsrO gene encoding sulfate reduction electron transfer complex DsrMKJOP subunit DsrO, with translation MNENRREFIKKTGLGVLAGLGVASGIFPKSSFETAVASTTHEDSTSGKRWGMVIDTRKCKDGCTKCIDACHEVHNVPDFDNIKDEIKWIWKSPYGNVFPGESEQFVSKETMERSYLALCNHCDNPPCVRACPTKATFKRDWDGIVAMDYHRCIGCRFCMAACPYGARSFNWRDPRPAIQKRSQAYPTRERGVVEKCNFCSERLAQGLQPACVAECSEGALTFGDLNDPESEVRMLLEKNHSLQRRAELGTRPSVFYII, from the coding sequence ATGAACGAGAATAGAAGAGAGTTTATCAAGAAAACCGGTTTAGGTGTCCTCGCTGGTCTGGGGGTTGCTTCCGGTATATTTCCGAAGTCTTCTTTTGAAACGGCGGTTGCATCGACAACTCATGAGGATTCTACTTCCGGAAAGCGCTGGGGAATGGTTATCGATACACGAAAGTGTAAGGATGGGTGTACAAAATGTATCGATGCATGCCACGAGGTGCACAATGTACCTGATTTCGATAACATCAAGGATGAAATAAAGTGGATATGGAAAAGCCCCTACGGGAATGTTTTTCCTGGTGAGAGCGAGCAGTTTGTCAGTAAAGAAACCATGGAACGGTCATATCTGGCTCTTTGCAACCACTGTGATAACCCTCCTTGCGTAAGAGCGTGCCCGACAAAGGCGACATTCAAACGTGATTGGGACGGTATTGTCGCGATGGATTATCATCGTTGCATCGGCTGCCGTTTCTGTATGGCCGCCTGCCCTTACGGAGCAAGAAGCTTCAACTGGAGAGACCCAAGGCCTGCTATACAAAAAAGAAGCCAGGCATATCCCACCAGGGAAAGGGGGGTTGTCGAGAAATGTAATTTCTGTTCCGAACGGCTTGCACAGGGGCTACAACCTGCCTGTGTTGCAGAGTGTTCGGAAGGCGCATTGACATTCGGTGATCTGAATGATCCGGAGTCAGAAGTCAGAATGTTGCTCGAAAAGAATCACTCATTGCAACGGAGGGCCGAGCTGGGTACCAGACCGTCCGTTTTCTACATCATATAA
- the dsrJ gene encoding sulfate reduction electron transfer complex DsrMKJOP subunit DsrJ produces the protein MKIRERILVFGGLALFFFAVTYAFWQEGEAKKISTPVAKGPGEHCVESREYMRENHMLLLNEWRHSAVREGERIHVTPDGREFEKSLNTCFQCHGSRGFCINCHTYAGAKPNCYGCHHEM, from the coding sequence ATGAAGATTAGGGAACGTATACTTGTCTTTGGGGGGTTGGCGCTGTTTTTCTTTGCGGTAACCTATGCATTCTGGCAGGAAGGCGAAGCAAAAAAAATTTCGACACCGGTTGCGAAAGGTCCCGGTGAACACTGTGTCGAGTCAAGAGAATACATGCGTGAGAACCACATGCTTCTGTTGAACGAGTGGCGTCATTCGGCGGTGCGTGAGGGTGAACGCATTCATGTAACTCCTGACGGCAGAGAGTTTGAAAAAAGCCTGAATACTTGCTTTCAATGTCATGGCAGCAGGGGATTTTGTATAAACTGTCACACCTACGCTGGCGCAAAACCGAACTGCTATGGATGTCATCATGAAATGTAG
- the tusC gene encoding sulfurtransferase complex subunit TusC: MEDVKKIMHVMRRAPHGSIYTYEGLEMILIMAAYEQDLSVAFIGDGIYALKKDQDTGGIGTKGFAKTFMALDGYDVEKLYVDKESLEERGLTEDDLLVDVEVLTSGEIGRLMNEQDVIVPH, translated from the coding sequence ATGGAAGACGTTAAAAAAATTATGCACGTGATGCGCCGGGCGCCTCACGGTTCAATTTATACCTATGAAGGTCTGGAAATGATTCTGATTATGGCAGCCTATGAGCAGGATCTTTCCGTTGCGTTTATCGGTGACGGTATCTATGCGCTGAAGAAAGATCAGGATACCGGAGGAATCGGAACAAAAGGCTTTGCCAAAACATTCATGGCCCTTGACGGATATGATGTTGAAAAGCTCTATGTCGATAAGGAATCGCTGGAGGAACGCGGATTGACCGAAGACGATCTGCTCGTGGATGTCGAGGTTCTTACATCCGGGGAAATCGGCAGGCTCATGAATGAGCAGGATGTCATCGTTCCTCATTAA
- a CDS encoding NAD(P)-binding protein has product MSQLDPKESNPVLDFALNYEYPPYKEQVGADKVVAFGDASHKCPIYVEWRPPCNDACPAGNDIRAWLTTVQQIETKKLNKEEVYRKVWHEVSKTQPLPAVCGRVCPNPCEGGCNRNEKDGSVSINAFERWIGDYAIQHGFEHEKLTDEVRPERIAVVGSGPAGLSCAFQLARRGYNVTVFEAFEETGGMLRYGIPPYRLPRHVIDAEVGAIERMGVEIRCNTVIGKDISLDEIRKKYDAVYLAIGAHKGIRLGLDGEDAENVYTGAEFLNRVHSGEKIDVGDQVVVIGGGDTAIDAARVSLRLGAGKVTILYRRTRNEMPAIDPEIEEALEENIDIQFLTAPIGIVTENNRAVAVKCQRMELGEPDKSGRRRPVPIEGSEFEVPCTTLIPSISQEPEWLDAERYISGRDWLKPKKDWSLEDGVFAGGDAVNLGLVCGAIGDGRRAAESIHAKFTGEFPPVEERRVIKTSDMNLEYYEGAERSERTHLPPDVRVKDGLETEIDQGITEEQFVHEAMRCMSCGLCFDCKQCVSFCPHETIQRFKDNPVGEVMYTKYSECEGCHLCHLICPCGYIQMGGAEGL; this is encoded by the coding sequence ATGAGTCAACTTGATCCCAAGGAGTCCAACCCGGTCCTTGATTTCGCTCTTAATTACGAGTATCCACCATATAAAGAGCAAGTTGGGGCGGATAAGGTAGTTGCTTTCGGTGATGCCAGTCACAAATGTCCGATATATGTCGAGTGGCGGCCACCCTGTAACGATGCATGCCCGGCGGGAAACGATATCCGCGCGTGGCTTACGACGGTGCAGCAGATAGAAACCAAAAAGCTGAACAAGGAAGAGGTATACCGGAAGGTCTGGCACGAGGTAAGCAAAACTCAGCCGTTACCCGCAGTATGTGGTCGCGTATGTCCCAATCCGTGTGAAGGCGGCTGCAACCGGAACGAGAAGGATGGTTCGGTAAGTATCAACGCCTTCGAGCGCTGGATAGGTGATTATGCCATACAACACGGTTTTGAGCATGAAAAGCTGACCGATGAAGTAAGGCCTGAGCGAATCGCAGTTGTCGGTTCAGGTCCTGCAGGTTTGAGCTGTGCGTTTCAGCTCGCCCGCCGTGGCTATAATGTCACTGTTTTCGAAGCGTTTGAGGAAACAGGGGGAATGCTTCGATACGGAATACCTCCATACAGGTTGCCCCGTCACGTTATTGATGCCGAAGTGGGGGCAATTGAGCGAATGGGGGTTGAAATCAGATGTAATACGGTTATAGGCAAGGATATCAGCCTTGATGAAATCAGGAAAAAATACGATGCGGTTTACCTCGCTATCGGTGCTCATAAAGGCATTCGGCTCGGTCTGGATGGTGAAGATGCTGAGAATGTCTATACCGGTGCGGAGTTTCTCAACCGTGTCCATTCGGGCGAAAAAATCGATGTCGGTGATCAGGTTGTTGTGATCGGTGGTGGTGATACCGCCATCGATGCTGCACGTGTATCGTTGAGGCTGGGTGCCGGAAAGGTAACGATTCTTTATCGACGTACCCGTAACGAGATGCCTGCAATTGACCCTGAAATCGAGGAGGCGCTTGAAGAGAATATCGACATTCAGTTTCTGACCGCTCCGATCGGTATTGTTACCGAAAACAACCGTGCAGTTGCTGTGAAGTGTCAGCGAATGGAACTTGGTGAACCTGACAAGAGTGGTCGAAGAAGACCGGTGCCGATCGAAGGTTCTGAGTTCGAAGTGCCTTGTACCACGCTCATCCCATCCATTAGCCAGGAACCGGAATGGCTGGATGCCGAGCGTTATATCAGCGGCAGGGACTGGCTGAAGCCTAAAAAAGACTGGTCACTCGAAGACGGTGTATTTGCCGGAGGAGATGCGGTAAACCTCGGCCTTGTCTGTGGTGCTATCGGTGATGGAAGACGGGCTGCTGAAAGCATTCACGCCAAATTCACCGGAGAGTTTCCGCCGGTTGAGGAGCGAAGAGTCATCAAAACTTCCGACATGAATCTCGAGTATTACGAGGGTGCAGAGAGGAGTGAAAGGACGCATCTTCCCCCTGACGTTCGCGTCAAGGATGGTCTCGAGACCGAAATCGACCAGGGGATCACCGAAGAACAGTTTGTCCATGAGGCAATGCGATGCATGAGTTGCGGGCTTTGTTTCGACTGTAAACAATGCGTTTCCTTCTGTCCGCATGAAACAATCCAGCGTTTCAAGGATAATCCCGTCGGTGAGGTGATGTATACCAAATATTCAGAGTGTGAGGGTTGCCACCTTTGTCATCTGATCTGCCCTTGCGGGTATATTCAGATGGGTGGTGCCGAGGGTCTTTAA
- the dsrK gene encoding sulfate reduction electron transfer complex DsrMKJOP subunit DsrK, which yields MPKFAPKQSELKKEFEEKPSLLKGDYPDKELFDTPVEFRDGNWCYPAKPEIVEDLGFANPRKWSPTDDDWKLPDGWEKTIKDGMKDRLERFRSFKLFLDTCVRCGACADKCHFFLGTGDPKNMPVARAELIRSVYRNDFPLAEKILKGFSGARKLTPEVIKEWHMYFHQCTECRRCSVFCPFGIDTAEITMMGRELLHLIGVNNNWILEPVSNCNRTGNHLGIEPHTFVQNIESLAEDIEDLTGVTVNPTFNRKGAEVLFITPSGDVFAEPGVYTMMGYMMLFEHIGLDYTISTYASEGGNFGFFTSNEMAKKLNAKMYHEAKRLGVKWILGGECGHMWRVVHQYMDTMNGPADFLEQPVSPLTGTKFTNAASTKMVHIVEFTADLIKHGKLKLDPKRNDHLRTTFHDSCNIARGMGMFEEPRYVLNNVCNTFHEMPENTIREQTFCCGSGSGINTEEYMDIRLRGGFPRANAVRHVKEKHDVDSLVTICAIDRATLPALMNYWNPGVSVYGLHELVGNALVMEGENKRTEDMREDPMAGFEDEEEDED from the coding sequence ATGCCGAAATTTGCTCCAAAACAATCGGAACTGAAAAAGGAGTTCGAGGAAAAACCAAGCCTCCTCAAAGGCGATTATCCTGACAAGGAGTTGTTCGATACGCCTGTAGAGTTCCGAGATGGAAACTGGTGTTATCCTGCCAAACCTGAAATTGTCGAGGATCTTGGATTCGCAAACCCAAGAAAGTGGTCGCCGACAGACGACGACTGGAAATTACCTGACGGGTGGGAAAAAACCATCAAGGATGGCATGAAAGATCGCCTTGAACGGTTCCGTTCTTTCAAGCTTTTTCTGGATACCTGCGTACGTTGCGGGGCTTGTGCCGACAAGTGTCATTTTTTCCTGGGTACAGGAGATCCCAAGAATATGCCGGTTGCACGAGCCGAACTTATCCGTTCCGTGTATCGAAATGATTTTCCCCTTGCTGAAAAAATCCTCAAGGGTTTTTCCGGGGCGAGAAAGCTGACGCCCGAGGTTATCAAGGAGTGGCATATGTACTTCCACCAGTGTACCGAGTGCCGCCGCTGTTCCGTTTTCTGTCCGTTCGGTATCGATACTGCAGAGATCACGATGATGGGCAGGGAACTGCTGCACCTTATCGGGGTTAACAATAACTGGATTCTTGAGCCGGTATCGAACTGCAACCGAACCGGGAACCATCTGGGGATCGAACCGCACACATTTGTGCAGAATATCGAGTCGCTTGCCGAAGACATTGAAGATCTCACCGGGGTTACCGTTAATCCGACATTCAACCGTAAGGGAGCTGAAGTGTTGTTCATAACACCTTCCGGTGATGTGTTTGCCGAACCGGGCGTCTATACAATGATGGGTTATATGATGCTTTTCGAGCACATCGGTCTGGATTACACCATCAGCACTTACGCTTCGGAAGGGGGGAATTTTGGGTTTTTCACCTCTAACGAGATGGCAAAGAAGCTCAATGCCAAAATGTACCATGAGGCTAAACGATTGGGTGTCAAATGGATACTTGGCGGTGAATGCGGTCATATGTGGAGAGTCGTGCATCAGTATATGGATACCATGAACGGTCCGGCAGATTTTCTCGAACAACCGGTTTCACCCTTAACCGGAACGAAATTCACCAACGCGGCATCTACAAAAATGGTCCATATTGTCGAGTTTACCGCGGATCTCATCAAACACGGTAAACTGAAACTCGATCCCAAGCGTAACGATCATCTGCGAACGACGTTCCATGATTCCTGTAACATTGCCAGGGGGATGGGGATGTTCGAAGAACCGAGGTATGTACTGAATAATGTATGCAACACCTTTCATGAGATGCCGGAAAACACCATTCGTGAGCAGACCTTCTGCTGCGGTTCGGGTAGTGGTATCAATACCGAAGAGTATATGGATATTCGTTTAAGAGGTGGCTTTCCCAGAGCCAATGCAGTCAGGCATGTCAAGGAGAAACACGATGTGGACTCCCTTGTTACTATCTGTGCTATCGATCGCGCTACGCTTCCTGCCCTTATGAATTACTGGAATCCCGGAGTTTCAGTCTACGGACTTCACGAGTTGGTCGGAAACGCTCTTGTTATGGAGGGTGAAAACAAAAGAACCGAGGACATGAGGGAAGACCCAATGGCCGGATTCGAAGACGAGGAGGAAGATGAAGATTAG
- the tusD gene encoding sulfurtransferase complex subunit TusD gives MNIGILLKEGPYNHQASDTAFKFAEAAIKKGHKVDAVFLYNDGVTNVTKHMDPPQDDRDIARRWNELGKEHGVEVLACIAASKRRGINDDVIIEGAEITGLGTLTDIAIRNDRLVTFGD, from the coding sequence GTGAATATTGGGATTTTGCTTAAGGAAGGGCCTTATAACCATCAGGCTTCCGATACTGCTTTCAAGTTTGCGGAGGCAGCTATCAAAAAAGGGCACAAGGTTGATGCCGTATTCCTCTACAACGATGGTGTGACCAATGTTACAAAACATATGGATCCCCCCCAGGACGACAGGGATATTGCAAGACGCTGGAATGAGCTCGGTAAGGAGCACGGCGTTGAAGTGCTGGCATGTATCGCTGCGTCCAAGCGCAGAGGAATCAATGACGATGTCATTATAGAAGGTGCGGAAATTACCGGTCTCGGAACGTTGACCGATATCGCCATCCGCAATGACAGATTGGTAACTTTTGGAGACTAA
- a CDS encoding RsbRD N-terminal domain-containing protein has product MNKEYIRLIRKNRSLVLERWRQSVLAFFPQKMHSATPLAEALSEVLAEILDALGESPERVGETVNRISRILAVQNFPPSKAMSLFFELKSILREMAPGNEKKKHWEEFQASIEHLTLQAFDSYMVHREKIYQLKVEESKRQTFMMSRRAKA; this is encoded by the coding sequence ATGAATAAAGAATACATCAGGTTGATACGCAAAAACAGATCGCTCGTACTTGAGCGCTGGCGGCAAAGCGTTCTTGCTTTTTTCCCGCAAAAAATGCATTCGGCAACCCCTTTGGCGGAGGCTCTTTCTGAAGTACTGGCTGAAATCTTGGATGCTTTGGGAGAGTCACCCGAAAGAGTCGGTGAAACAGTGAACAGGATATCACGAATCCTTGCCGTTCAGAATTTTCCACCGTCAAAGGCGATGTCTCTTTTTTTTGAGCTGAAATCGATACTGCGGGAAATGGCACCCGGAAATGAAAAAAAGAAGCATTGGGAGGAGTTTCAGGCCAGTATCGAGCACCTCACGCTTCAAGCGTTCGATAGTTACATGGTGCATCGTGAAAAAATTTATCAGCTGAAAGTCGAAGAAAGCAAACGTCAGACGTTTATGATGTCAAGGAGGGCCAAAGCATGA
- the dsrB gene encoding dissimilatory-type sulfite reductase subunit beta has product MSSPERTWKTVESGPYPYKEGLHPVVKKNYGKWKYHEYPRPGVLKHVAESGDVLYTVRGGTPRQDSVDFIRVLCDVADTYADGYLRFTTRNNVEFLTPDEEKVQPLIDELESRGIPVGGTGKTISPIAHTQGWLHCDIPATDASGVVKALMDELIDGFRGMDFPNKVKIVTQCCELNCGGQGDIAIIVKHTRPPRINHENLSEICELPKVVARCPVAAIRPTVVNGKKSLVIDEEKCMYCGACFGACPSMEINHPEYSKFAIWVAGKNSNARSKPALMSLVAHGLPNNPPRWPEVGAVVKQILDAYRKGGRPWERLGEWVERIGWKQFFEETGLIFDEDMIDNYRHARTTFNQSAHVRF; this is encoded by the coding sequence ATGAGCAGTCCTGAAAGAACATGGAAAACAGTTGAGTCGGGCCCTTATCCTTACAAGGAGGGTCTGCACCCGGTTGTGAAAAAAAACTACGGGAAATGGAAATATCATGAGTATCCCCGACCTGGGGTGTTGAAACACGTTGCCGAAAGCGGTGATGTGCTCTATACCGTGCGCGGAGGAACTCCCCGCCAGGATTCGGTTGATTTTATAAGGGTACTTTGCGATGTGGCCGATACCTATGCCGATGGATACCTACGGTTCACCACTCGAAACAACGTGGAATTTCTAACCCCGGATGAGGAAAAGGTTCAGCCGCTTATCGATGAACTCGAAAGCAGGGGAATTCCTGTCGGCGGTACCGGCAAGACCATTTCCCCGATTGCCCATACCCAAGGGTGGTTGCATTGTGATATTCCTGCAACTGACGCATCGGGTGTCGTCAAGGCACTGATGGATGAACTTATCGACGGTTTCAGAGGCATGGATTTCCCGAATAAGGTCAAGATCGTTACCCAGTGCTGTGAGCTGAACTGCGGTGGCCAGGGGGATATCGCGATTATCGTGAAACATACCCGTCCGCCCCGGATCAACCATGAAAATCTGAGTGAAATTTGCGAGCTGCCGAAAGTTGTCGCCCGTTGTCCGGTTGCTGCAATCCGTCCTACGGTTGTTAACGGCAAGAAATCGCTGGTGATCGATGAGGAAAAATGCATGTACTGCGGCGCCTGTTTCGGGGCGTGCCCTTCCATGGAGATTAATCACCCTGAATACTCCAAATTTGCTATTTGGGTTGCCGGAAAAAACAGCAACGCCAGATCAAAACCTGCTTTGATGAGCCTTGTGGCTCATGGTTTGCCGAACAATCCTCCCCGCTGGCCTGAGGTGGGTGCTGTTGTCAAGCAGATACTCGATGCCTATCGTAAGGGAGGGCGTCCATGGGAGAGACTGGGAGAATGGGTTGAAAGAATCGGTTGGAAACAGTTCTTCGAAGAGACCGGCCTCATCTTTGACGAGGATATGATCGATAACTACAGACATGCGAGAACAACATTCAATCAGTCCGCTCACGTACGGTTCTGA
- the dsrM gene encoding sulfate reduction electron transfer complex DsrMKJOP subunit DsrM, producing MRKAVMPLIMVVLLAFVPYVAVQFAGLGFLFGVIIPYVAIVVFIGGFIYRVVDWARSPVPFRIPTTCGQEKSLDWIKPNRLESPSNFWEAAGRVLSEVLFFRSLFRNTKAEMHNGPKLAYGSSKWLWLAGLAFHWSMLIVVIRHYRFFIAKVPGFVQLLEDVDGFLDVTLPALYVTDVVLLAAVTFLVIRRFQDVKVRLISLPTDYFPLFMILAIALVGVLMRYIVKVDVMSVKDLMVNLVHFNLALPEGIGALFYVHLFLVCVLAMYFPFSKLMHMGGIFMSPTRNLANNSREKRHVNPWNPDMKFRTYAEYEDEFREKMKKANLPVEKK from the coding sequence ATGAGAAAAGCTGTAATGCCTCTGATAATGGTTGTACTTTTAGCGTTTGTCCCTTACGTAGCGGTGCAGTTTGCCGGACTTGGTTTTCTGTTCGGTGTGATCATACCCTATGTTGCAATTGTGGTCTTTATCGGCGGTTTTATCTACCGTGTGGTTGACTGGGCAAGAAGCCCCGTTCCTTTCAGAATCCCGACGACCTGCGGGCAGGAAAAATCTCTTGACTGGATCAAGCCGAACCGGCTCGAGAGCCCATCCAATTTCTGGGAGGCGGCAGGAAGAGTGTTATCGGAGGTACTTTTTTTCCGTTCTCTTTTCAGAAACACCAAGGCTGAGATGCACAACGGCCCGAAACTTGCCTACGGTTCGAGTAAGTGGTTATGGCTTGCCGGACTTGCTTTTCACTGGTCGATGCTTATTGTCGTGATCCGTCATTACCGTTTTTTTATTGCAAAGGTTCCAGGTTTTGTACAGCTTCTCGAAGATGTTGACGGTTTCCTGGATGTAACGCTTCCTGCATTATATGTTACGGATGTCGTTCTTCTTGCTGCCGTGACATTTCTGGTGATTCGACGGTTTCAGGATGTTAAAGTACGTCTGATATCGCTGCCGACCGATTATTTCCCGCTGTTCATGATTTTGGCGATAGCTCTGGTAGGGGTTCTCATGCGCTACATTGTCAAAGTCGATGTGATGTCGGTGAAAGACCTGATGGTCAATCTTGTCCACTTCAATCTCGCTCTTCCTGAAGGAATCGGTGCACTTTTCTATGTTCATCTTTTCCTTGTATGCGTTCTTGCCATGTATTTTCCATTCAGCAAGTTGATGCACATGGGCGGGATTTTCATGAGTCCGACACGTAATCTCGCTAACAACAGTCGTGAAAAAAGGCATGTGAATCCCTGGAATCCCGATATGAAGTTCAGGACCTATGCCGAATACGAAGATGAGTTCCGTGAAAAGATGAAAAAAGCGAACCTGCCGGTTGAAAAGAAATAA
- the dsrP gene encoding sulfate reduction electron transfer complex DsrMKJOP subunit DsrP, giving the protein MIEKALNGDRNYWSWIVLLLVIISAGVYFYINQLTTGLTLTGMGRDVSWGVYIAQFTFFVGVAASAVMVVLPYYLHDYKAFGKIVIVGEFLAVAATIMCVLFILVDLGRPDRVLNVMLYPTPNSMLFWDATVLSGYLLLNIISGWTVLGAERKGVPPPKWVKPVIYLSIPWAVSIHTVTAFLYAGLPGRHLWLTAVLAPRFLASAFAAGPAILILVSFVLKKTTGFDAGKQAINKLAVIVTYATIINFFLLGMEFFTAFYSNIPSHMHSLQYLFFGLHGKGQLVPWMWVSMIVGLGSLVVLLIPKLRTSSKWLIMACIGITVSIWIDKGVGLIIGGFVPSPLEEIVGYMPTLGEVSITLGIWAIGILLLTVLLKVAVAVKTQD; this is encoded by the coding sequence ATGATAGAGAAAGCACTTAACGGAGACCGTAATTATTGGAGCTGGATCGTGCTCCTGCTTGTTATTATTTCGGCGGGCGTTTATTTCTACATCAATCAGCTGACTACCGGTCTTACCCTCACGGGGATGGGCAGGGATGTCAGCTGGGGTGTCTACATTGCACAGTTCACGTTTTTTGTCGGTGTGGCTGCATCTGCAGTGATGGTTGTTTTACCCTATTATCTGCACGATTATAAGGCTTTCGGCAAGATTGTCATCGTCGGTGAGTTTCTCGCGGTTGCAGCAACGATAATGTGTGTCTTGTTTATACTCGTCGACCTCGGCAGACCCGACAGGGTACTTAATGTTATGCTCTATCCGACGCCGAACTCGATGCTTTTCTGGGACGCTACGGTTTTAAGCGGCTATTTGCTGCTGAATATCATCAGCGGCTGGACGGTCCTCGGTGCGGAGAGAAAAGGTGTGCCTCCTCCAAAGTGGGTCAAGCCCGTCATTTATCTTTCCATTCCCTGGGCGGTCAGTATCCATACTGTGACTGCGTTTTTGTATGCAGGTTTACCAGGCAGGCATCTGTGGCTGACTGCTGTACTTGCTCCCCGTTTCCTTGCTTCGGCATTTGCGGCTGGTCCTGCAATTTTGATTCTGGTCTCTTTTGTTCTCAAAAAAACAACCGGATTCGATGCAGGCAAACAAGCGATAAACAAGCTTGCAGTGATTGTGACCTATGCGACGATTATCAATTTCTTCCTTTTGGGGATGGAGTTTTTTACAGCGTTCTACAGCAATATACCTAGCCACATGCACAGCCTTCAGTATCTGTTTTTCGGTCTTCATGGTAAAGGTCAGCTTGTTCCCTGGATGTGGGTTTCCATGATTGTCGGTTTGGGCTCTTTGGTTGTGCTGCTGATTCCGAAACTCAGAACATCTTCCAAATGGTTGATAATGGCGTGCATCGGAATAACGGTTTCAATATGGATCGACAAGGGTGTTGGCTTGATTATCGGAGGTTTTGTTCCCTCACCGCTCGAGGAGATTGTCGGGTATATGCCGACTTTGGGTGAAGTGTCCATAACTCTCGGGATTTGGGCAATCGGAATACTTCTGTTAACCGTACTGTTGAAGGTCGCTGTTGCGGTGAAAACTCAGGATTGA